Sequence from the Xylanibacillus composti genome:
TATCGCGGATAATCCGCTGAATCGAACGATTGTCGATCGAGACAATATCCTCGAAGACGAACATTCTCTTCTTGATTTCCTCTGCAAGCTCTGGGTCCTGAATCTCCAGCGCATCGAGGATCGTTCTCTCCGTTCCGCGGTCTACCCCATTCAAGATTTGAACGATGGACTCGATACCGCCCGCATTCGTGTAGTCTTGCGTTACGGTCGAGGACAGCTTCTGCTCCAGCACCCGCTCCACTTGACTGATCACTTCAGGCGAGGTGCTGTCCATCATCGCGATCCGCTTGGCAACATCAGCCTGCTTCTCCTGGGGCAGCGACGACAAGATTGTCGATGACTGTTCGGGAGACAAATAAGACAGCACTAATGCAATCGTCTGCGAATTCTCATTCTGGATAAAATTCAATATTTGTGCGGGATCGGCTTTCCGTGCAAAGTCGAACGGCCTCACCTGCAGCGTCGCAGTAAGTCGGTTCAGAATATCAATCGCTTTCTGGGAACCAAGCGCCTTTTCCAATATGTCCTTGGCGTAAGTGATCCCGCCTTGCGAAATATATTCCTGGGCAACGCATATTTCGTGAAACTCATTCAGCACGGCTTCCTTCTCTTCACTGCTGACCTTGCGCACATTGGCAATTTCCAACGTTAACTGCTCGATTTCTTCGTCGCGAAGATGCTTGAAGATATTCGCAGAAACTTCCGGTCCCAGCGAAATGAGCAGGAGAGCCGCTTTTTGCCTGCCGCTCAATCCTTGCTGCATATTTGCCATACCTCCAGACACCCCTATTCCTCAGCCAGCCATGTACGCAACAGGTTGACGAACTCTTCCGGCTTCTTCTTGGCCAGAGACTCCAGCTGTTTTTTGACCTGATTTTCGTTCCGTACCGATTCCAGGTCTATTGTAGGCTGCTCAATCGCTGCCGCTACATCTTCCTCAAACTCTTCCTCTACCTCTGCCGCTCTCCTGCGTCGCATCACGAAGAACGCAAGCGCAGCAATGGCCGCCAGTACAGCAGCACCGATGCCGTAGAACAGCGCGTTGCTTCCGCCGCCGCTTGAATCGCTTGCATAGCCGTTGACGCCGCGGAGATTTTGAGTGATGACGGATACCTTGCCTTGCAGCTCCTCAGTAGTGAAGGAGCGACCGCTGTCGGCCAAGGAAGTATTGACGATGCCTACAAGCATTTGCTCGATTTCATCCTTCACTTCCTGCGACAACGAATCGGGATTTTGCGGATCTGGCGGTTCTATGCCAGCGAAAATAGTCAAGTCCGTCACCACATACGGGCTTGAAATGATCGATTGCGTAATCTCGTTGATCTCATAATTAATCGTAGAGCTTATTTCTTCAGAACTGGATTCTCCTTGTCCCATGTTGCCCTGATACCCCGGGACATCGGGCGCTCCCGTTCCAGGCACGCCGCCCTCGTTCGCGCCGGTATTCGTGTAGTTCTTCTGGATTTCTTGAACACTGCGGGCAATGCCCGTCTGATCTTCGGTATTGACTGGCTGGAACAGCCGTTCTTCCCGGGCTCGCTGATCAAAATTGAGACTGGAAACTACACTGACGACAACCTTTTCCGAACCCAGAATCGTGCCCAAAAAGCTTTCAATGTTTCGTCTGATATCCTCTTCATATTCCTTCTTGATTTGCATTTGCTGAAGCACTACATTCGCGGTATTGCCGATGCCTCCGTTGAGTTTGGAGGATGGAAGCAGCTCGCCCTTCTGATCCGTAATCGTGATATTCTCGATCGGCAGCAATTCGCTTCCTACGCTAAGTCGGACGATATTGTACAGAGAGTCAATATACTCCTGGCTTGCGCGATAGCCGGGACGAAAATTGATCGATACGGAAGCGGAGGCTTTGTCCTCTCGATTATCGCTAATAAACACGCTTGACTCCGGCATCGCCAGCAATACCTTGGAGCTTACTACTCCCTCTTTCGTATTAATCTGCTTTTGGATTTCACCTGCGAGGGCATCGTCCTTCAGCACGGCAAACTGATTGTCAGTCATGCCGAAGCTGGATATGTTGTCTTTGAATATGCCGAAGCCCTGTGAGCCGTTCTGCACCAAATCCTGTGAAGCCGCCTCCACCTTCACTCTCGTCACTTCTGTGGTAGGCACCGCGATGCTGCTGCCGTCCGGTCCGAACTTGTACGGAATACCCGTTGACTCCAAATAGTCCTTGACTGCGGCCATGTCCGTAGCGTCCAGATCACGGAAAGCCCAAGAATACTCCGTCTTGGAGAAATTGAATATGACCAGAGCAATAACAAGCACGGTCAGAACTACAATTGAAACAGAAAGTACTTTCTGTTTGATGTCCATTCGATTCCAGAATTGTTTGGTTTTATCCCTATAGCGGCTCAAAGCTTCGTTCACTGTTTCACCTCATCCAACTACCTGGCTATATGCCGACGCAACATCAAATTTGCATACGCATGATTTCTTGATACGCTTCTACAGCTTTGTTACGCACTTGCACGGTAAGCTCCAAACCAAGAAGCGCTTTTTCATTGGCAATGGTCAGCTTATGTACATCATCCAAATTCCCCACCATGAACTGGTTGCCCAATTGCTCGACTACGCCGTGCTGGGCTTGCAGCTTGCCCATGGCATCGTCTAGAAACGATGCGAAGCTTTCTCCGAAAGCAACGGCTCCAGCGGACTTCTCTTTATTCACTGCAGCCAGCACTTTTTCTGCGCCAGCAGCATTGACTGGATTGATCATATTCCCCCTCCTTCGCCGTTAAAAAAATTTCTTTAAAACTTTTTTCTTCTTTCGACCGTCATAAATATAGATTCGATTACGAAACTATCTGTAAAGGCTATTTCCCGATTTCCAGAGCTTTCATGAACATGCTTTTCGACGCATTCAGCGCCGTTACATTCGCTTCATAGCTGCGGGTTGCCGATATCATGTCCACCATTTCCTTCATGATATCCACGTTTGGCAAGCGCACATAACCGTTTGCATCCGCATCTGGGTGAGCAGGATTGTATACTTGTTTGAACGGGGATGGATCCTCGATCACCCTGCTTACTTTCACCCCGCTGCCCGTATGCCGGTTCATTTCTTGCTGAAGAATGGTGTCGAAGGACTGGTTTCTTGTCGGTTCCATGACTACCAGCTTACGCTGATACGGGACCCACTGCCCATTGACATATTCCCCGCGTGTCGTTTCGGCGTTCGCGATATTCGAAGATATGACATCCATCCGAAATCGCTGCGCAGTTAGTGCAGAAGAGCTGATATCAAATGCATTCGTCAATTTCATAGCGGATTACCGACCTCCTATCGAAGTTCTGATGCTGCGCAGTTCATGACTGATTTGCTGCACGAGCATATTGTAATTCAGCTGATTTTTGGCAAGCATGGACATTTCAGCATCGATATCCACATTGTTTTTGTTATTGTTCATAACGGACAAGTGGTCCGTTTGAATAACAGGGCCGCTGTTTCCCGCAATTGTACTGCCGAAGCTGAAATGCTTCTCATGCGTCCGTCTGCCTGCCAGACTGGACGAACTGCGATTCAGCTCCTCTTGCAGAAATTCCTCGAACCTGACTGTCGAACGCTTGAATCCCGGCGTATCCACATTCGCAATATTATGGGTGATGACATTTTGGCGAAGCGAAGCCGCGTCCAAGGAGCGTTCCAAGCGGTTGATCAGGCTGCTGTTCAGAAAATCCATCTTTCGCCCCCCTTTTTGCACCGACAAATATAGACATTCAGACTAGGTACATATTCAACATAGGACGCATAATTCCTCCCTGCAAACAGAAAAACCATAAAAAAACGATTCTATTCGACAGCTTCCAACAAGAAAATTTCCTTCTTGTTTCTCATAATGGGGGAAAAGCAAAAAGGAGACAATAAGAAAAAAGTCCTGTCTTTTCACGCGAAAAGCAGGACTTTTTAGGAGTTCCATAGTCTTGAATATCTAAATTTATCAACCGCAGTTCATTAGGCCTTAGCCCTGGCGATCTCGTCAGTCAAATATTCGTTCAACACTTTGATATAGGTCCCTTTCATGCCAAGCGACCTTGTTTCGATCACGCCCGCGCTTTCCAGCTTGCGCAGCGCGTTGACAATGACCGAACGGGTGATGCCGGCCCGGTCTGCGATCTTGCTGGCAACCAGCAGCCCATCAGGACCTTCCAGCTCGCCGAAGATATGCTCGACAGCTTCCAGTTCGCTGAAGGACAACGATTCTACAGCAACATGAACAACCGCCTTGTTCCGGGCATCCTGCTCCATTCGTTCTGTACGCTCGCGCAGGATTTCCATCGCAATGATTGTAGAGCCGTATTCCGCCAATATCAGATCATCATCCACAAACGCTTCATTGAAACGTACGAGCAGCAGCGTCCCTTGGCGGGAGCCTGCCCCCATAACCGGAACGACCGTCATCATTTTATCTTCAAAAACACGGGTCAATTCTTGTCGCCACTGTTCTCCGCCTGCTTCCGGATCCATCCCGGAATTCGTAGTTGTCTCCCGAATCGCCAGCAATTTTTCATTCAGCTCTGGAATCAGCTGCCGGTCCTCTACGATCATTTGTCGCACAGGCTCGGATATGATTGGCGTAATCACAGAGTACCCTAGAATTTTCCCCTTCCGGCTAACGACATACACATTTGCTCGTATCGTATCCTTCAGTACTTCCGCCACTTCCATAAAGTTCACAGCTTGTCCAGCCGCTTTTTGCAGCATTCGGTTTAATCGTCGTGTCTTACTCAGCAGACTCATCTTAAAGCCCCCACTAGTTTTTTACAAGATATATTGACTTAAATCTCGGTTTCGTGCTATGTCACCCAGCTTCTCCCGAACATACTCCGGCGTAATGACAATGGATTCCATTGTAATATCGGGTGCTTCAAAGGACAGATCCTCCAACAGCTTCTCCAATATCGTATGCAATCTTCTGGCACCGATGTTGTCTGTGTTCTGATTCACCTCCGCTGCTATACGGGCCAGCTCCGCTATCGCTTCGTCCGAAAATTCTACGGTGATGCCTTCTGTTGCCAGCAGCGCCGTATACTGCTTCGTCATCGCGTTTTGCGGCTCCTTAAGAATGCGTACAAAATCTTCTTGCGTCAAGCTGTTCAATTCGACCCGTATCGGGAATCTTCCCTGCAGCTCCGGAATCAAGTCAGACGGCTTGGCTATATGGAAAGCTCCCGCTGCTATGAAGAGCATATAGTCGGTTTTGACCGGACCATACTTCGTCATAATGGTCGAGCCCTCTACGATCGGAAGAATATCCCTTTGTACGCCTTCGCGAGAGACGTCCGGACCGCTGCCGCGATCCTTGCTTGCGATTTTGTCGATTTCGTCGAGAAAAATGATGCCGCTCTGCTCTGCGCGTTCAATCGATTCCTGGTACACTTCGTCCATGTCAATCAGCTTGTTCGCTTCTTCCTGCATCAGCACCTTGCGCGCTTCCTTAATCGGCAGCTTGCGCTTCTTCGTCTTTTTCGGCATCATATTGCCGAAAATTTCCTGCATATTAATGCCCATCTGTTCATTGCCTTGTCCCGTGAACATTTCCAGCATGGAAGGAGAGTTGTCTTCCACTTGAATTTCAATAATTTGATCCTCCAGCTCTCCTCGCCTCAATCGCTCACGCAGCTGTGCCCGTCTGGCCTGCAGATCTTGATTCGCGTGCTGCTGATCATCGTCTGCATCCTCCTGCGCGCCTGCGCCGCCAAAAATCATCTCCAGCGGATTTTTGCCTGCGCGATGGCGATTGGGGGACGGGGCCAGAATCGAAATGATGCGTTCATTCGCTTGCTGCTCCGCTTTTTCCTTGACGGTTTCGGTCTTTTCAGATTTCACCATGCGGATGGCAGTTTCCACCAAATCCCGTATCATGGATTCCACATCCCGGCCTACATAGCCTACCTCTGTGAACTTGGTTGCCTCCAGCTTGACGAAGGGCGCTCCAGTCAGCTTCGCCAGCCTGCGGGCAATTTCAGTCTTGCCGACGCCTGTGGGGCCGATCATCAAGATGTTCTTGGGCACGATTTCGTCACGAATGCTTTCGTCCAGCTGGCTTCTCCGGTAGCGATTGCGCAGCGCGACGGCTACCGATTTCTTCGCTTCTTTCTGTCCGACAATGTACTTATCCAATTCGGCTACAATTTGCCTTGGCGTCATTGCCTTTTGATTCATGCGTCCACCCCTCCCGTTTGATCAACAGTCCGCTTTTTATATTTCTTCTGTTACTATATTATGGTTGGTAAATACACAAATATCCGCAGCCATTTGCAAAGCTGCCTTGGATATTTCAGCGGCACCCATATGCGGCGCATACTGTTTGAGGGCACGGCCTGCTGCAAGCGCGAAGCTGCCACCCGATCCAATCGCAACGATGCCGTCATCCGGTTCGATGATTTCGCCGTTGCCAGAGATCAAGAGCAGCGACTGCTCATCCATGACAACCATCATCGCTTCCAGTCTGCGCAGCACGCGGTCAGAACGCCAATCCTTGGCAAGCTCGACAGCAGCGCGCTGCAGATTGCCGCCGTGCTCCTCCAGCTTGGCCTCAAATTTCTCGAACAGGGTTATGGCATCTGCTACAGAACCAGCAAAGCCAGCTATCACATTCCCCCTGTACAGCCTTCTTACTTTTTTCGCATGCTGCTTCATGACCATCTGATTTCCGAAGGTCACTTGACCGTCACCGGATACGGCTCCCTTGCCATTGTGCCGGATCGCAAATATCGTTGTTGCATGAAAGCTTGCGTTCATCCCTTCAACCTCCTTAGGCTCTCGGATGAGCCCGATTATAAACGGACTGCAAGTGATCCTTGGTTACATGGGTGTAAATTTGCGTTGTTGATATGTTGGCATGCCCGAGCAGTTCCTGCACAGTTCGCAAATCCGCACCCGCCTCCAGCATATGTGTGGCGAACGAGTGCCTGAACGTGTGCGGGGAAATCCGTCTTCCCTGCGCGCTGCGCTCTACAAGACTGTTCAATACCCTGCGTACGCTGCGCTCGGTCAAGCGCGTCCCCCGATGGTTCAAGAACAAGGCGAAGCCGCTGCCTTCGCGTGCCAATGCGGGCCTGGCATCTCGCAAGTAGCGCTTGAGCGCATGCAGGGCGTATTCACCCAGCGGAACGTAGCGTTCCTTCGCGCCTTTGCCATACACTAGCGCAGTCCCGATGCCAAGATCGACATGCTGGAGATCAAGTCCGGCCAGTTCACTGACCCGCATTCCTCCGGCATACAGCATCTCAACAATAGCCCGGTCCCGCAATCCCAGCGGCCCGTCGCGATCCGCCGCCTCCAATATCGCCTGCATCTCCTCTACATAGAGGAAGGAAGGAAGTTTCTTCTCAAGCTTGGGTGTGCGAATATGGTGAAACGGGCTTGCCTCCAATTCGCCTTCCCGCATAAGATACTGGTAGAAGGAACGGAGGGCTGACAGCTTGCGAGCGATGCTGGAACGCGCATATTCTCTGGCATGCAGCGCGGCCAAATACATGCGCACATCTGAATAGTTAACCTCGACGAAACGTTCGATACGCTGCTCTTTAAGGAACGCGCAATAATCGCGCAAATCGGCTGCATAATGCTCCAGTGTGTATGCAGACGCATTTTTCTCAACTTCAAGATAATGCAGAAAGCTGTCGAGCAGCCGATTATCCTTCATGCCGTTCCCCCCTAACAGGTTATACGCTTTGCTTGCGATAAGGTTCCAATGCCTGCAAGGCGCGATTCGCCAAGGCCTCATTCTTCTCCTGCTTCTTTCGAATCCGCACGGCAAGCGGCGGCAGCAGGCCAAAATTCGCATTCATCGGCTGGAAATGACGGAATTCCGCAGTAGTGATATAATGCGCCAAGCTGCCAATGACCGTTTCCTTCGGCATAACGAGCAACGGTTGCTCTTTTGCGGCCAGTGCCGCATTCATCCCGGCGACGAGCCCGGACGCTGCCGATTCCACATACCCTTCCACGCCGGTCATCTGGCCGGCAAAGAACAGCCGGTTCTCGCTCTTTAGCTGATAAGTCGCTTCAAGCAGCTTGGGCGAGTTGATAAACGTGTTGCGATGCATGACGCCAAATCGTACGAACTCCGCTTCTTCCAGACCGGGAATGAGAGAAAATACTCTTTTCTGCTCTCCCCACTTCAGATGCGTCTGAAATCCTACCATATTATATAGGGTTCCTGCAGAATTGTCCTGCCTCAGCTGCACGACAGCATGCGGCAGCTCCCCGGTATGCGGATTGACGAGACCGACAGGCTTCATCGGGCCGAACAGCACCGTTTGCTTGCCGCGCTTGGCCATTACTTCGATCGGCATGCAGCCTTCGAAGTATACTTCTTTCTCGAAGTCCTTCAGCGGCACGGCTTCAGCTTGAATCAGCTCCTCGTAGAACCGGCTGAATTCCTCCTCCGTCATCGGGCAGTTCAAGTACGCCGCTTCGCCTTTATCGTAGCGGGAAGCGAGATACACCTTGCTCATATCGATAGAATCCTTCTCGATGATTGGCGCAGCGGCATCATAAAAGTAAAAATAAGATTCGCCGGTCAACGCCTGCAGCCGCTCGGACAGGGCAGGCGAGGTAAGCGGTCCGGTAGCGATTACGACAATGCCTTCGGGAATCTCCGTCAATTCCTCATTTCGAAATTCGATCAATGGATGGTTCTTCAGTGTGCGCGTCACTTCGTCGGAGAACCCTTCCCGATCGACTGCCAGCGCGCCGCCAGCCGGAACGGCATGGAGGTCGGCCGCTTTTAGAATCAGCGAATCCAGGCGGCGCATTTCCTCCTTGAGCACGCCTACCGCATTGGTTAAGCCATTCGCCCGCAACGAATTGCTGCAGACCAATTCGGCAAATCGTTCCGTATGATGCGCGGGGGTTTTGCGAACCGGTCTCATCTCATACAGTGTGACCGGTACGCCTGCCGAGGCGATCTGCCACGCCGCCTCGCTTCCTGCGAGTCCGGCGCCAATCACCGTTACACCTTGTGCAGCGCTCATCCTAGCGTCCTCCTTCTCTGTTGCGCTCACGCTTCTTCTTGTTCTTCCTTCGCCACCTTGTGCGAACAAGCTACACATTGGTGGGACAACCCCGCTTTCGAGCGTTTTTCCACCATCATGCCGGAACACTCCGGACAAGGTTCCGCCACCGGCTTATCCCATGACACGAATTCGCATTCCGGGTACTGGTCGCAGCCGTAGAACAGGCGGCCCTTCTTGCTCCGGCGCTCCACAATCTTGCCTTTGCCGCAAGTCGGACATGCCACGCCGGTATCCTTCACGATGGGCTTCGTATTTCTGCAGTCCGGGAAACCGGAGCATGCCAGGAACTTGCCGAACCGCCCCATCTTGTAAACAAAGTGTCGGCCGCATTTCTCGCAAATCTCATCGGAAACCTCGTCCTCAATCTCGATTTCCTCCATCTCTTCTTCGGCTACGTCCAGCCGCTGCTTGAAGGTGGCGTAAAATTCCTTGAGGATCTTCACCCAATCCTCGCTGCCTTCTTCCACATGGTCCAACTCGTCTTCCATATTTGCCGTAAATTCCACGTTCAGTATTTCCGGGAAGTATTCCTCCATCAGCTGTATGACAAGCTCGCCAAGCTCCGTTGGAACGAACTTCTTGTCCTCCAGCGCAACATAGCCGCGCTTCTGTATCGTCTCCAGCGTCGGAGCATACGTGCTTGGCCGGCCAATTCCCTGCTCCTCCAAAGCCCGGACGAGACGTGCTTCCGTGTAGCGAGGAGGAGGCTGCGTGAAATGCTGCTTCGGCTCTGTCTGCTCCAGAACCGGCTGATCCTGAGGCTTCAGCGGCGGCAGGAATTTTTCTTCATCCTTCGTACCGTCGTCATTGCCTTCCACGTAGACCTTCATAAATCCGTGGAACTTGATCTTCGAGCCGTTCGCCTTAAACAAGACATCGCCGACCTTCAAATCGACGCTCATCGTATCCAGTACGGCGGAGGCCATCTGACTGGCGATGAATCGTTCCCATATCAATTTATACAGCCGGAACTGGTCGCGGGACAAATAGGACTTCACCGACTCCGGATCGCGCATGGCGGAGGTAGGGCGCACCGCCTCGTGCGCGTCCTGCGCATTGGAGCCCTTCTTCACATAGTTTCGGGGCTCTTCGGGCACGTAAGCATCGCCGAACTTGTCCTTGATGTATTCCCGCGCCTCCTCTTGAGCTACAGGCGATATCCGCGTGGAGTCGGTACGCATATATGTAATGAGACCGACAGAGCCTTCCTTCCCAAGATCGATGCCTTCATAAAGCTGCTGGGCAACAGACATCGTTCGGGCAGCTCTGAAATTCAGCTTTCGCGCGGCTTCCTGTTGCAATGAGCTGGTAATGAAGGGCGGAGCCGGGTGGCGCAGCCGTTCCTTCTCTTTCACATCGCTGACTACAAACGGCTTGCCCTCTATGGCGGCCAGCACCTGCTTAACCTCCGCCTCGTTGGACAGCTCCTTCTTCTCCCCGCCGATGCCATGGAACTTCGCCTCGAATGTATTCCCATCGATCGAAAGCCGAACGGTAATACTCCAATATTCCACTGGTTCGAAGGCCTTGATTTCATTTTCCCGATCAATGATGATCTTGACGGCGACAGACTGGACGCGGCCAGCCGACAAGCCTTTCTTCACTTTCTTCCACAGCAGCGGGCTAATCTTGTAACCGACCAGCCTGTCCAAAATGCGTCTTGCCTGCTGCGCATTGACCAAATCCATATTGATCGGCCGCGGATTCTTGAAGGCGTCTTTCACCGCTTGCTTCGTAATCTCATTAAAGACTACGCGGCACACATCCGTCTCGTCAATGTCTAAATAATGGGCCAAGTGCCAGGCAATGGCTTCCCCTTCACGATCCGGGTCAGCTGCAAGATAGATGCGCTTGACTTTCTTCTTGGCATCCTTCAATTCCTTGAGCACATTGCCTTTGCCGCGTATCGTTATATATTTCGGTTCAAAGTCCTTTTCGACCTCTACGCCAATCTGACTTTTCGGGAGATCACGGACATGGCCCATGGAGGCCTTTACTATAAATTGTTTGCCTAAGTATTTGCTGATGGTTTTGGCTTTCGCCGGTGATTCTACGATGACCAGGTTATCGGCCATAGGCGGTTTCCCCCCTTATGCGAGTCTATTTCGCGATTACCGGGCTAATACGTGATGAAGTGGAAATAAGATCCGGATTTTTGTTCAATCTTTTTCTTCATTAGTAAAGATAGCAGAACTGAATGCAAATGTCCAAACGGGAATTTCGTAGCAGCTTCCAACTCATCGATTGAAGCGGGAGCGTTAGCCAGGATATCCAAAATTCGCCGTTCGTCTTCAGACAAGGGCTGGGCATCCTGCAATCCCGGTAAATTCCCCGCAGGAACAGCAGCTTTGCTGCCCGTTCGCTCGTTCATCGCCGCCTTCCAATCCGGTGTCAGCAAATGGCTGATTCCTGCCTCAACCCCGTCTGCGCTCCAAACGGGGGTTACCGAATACTCTCCCCATAATTTCAATACTCCCCTGCTTTTCGGTGATGTAATCGGTCCCGGAACGATGAACACTTCGCGATTGGCGCTCGCGGCCATATCAGCCGTAATTAGCGCGCCACTGCGTTCTGCCGCTTCCACGACTACGGTCCCAAAGCTCAAACCGGCAATAATGCGATTGCGTCTCGGAAATTTGATCGGGTGCAGCGCAGACCCAAGCGGATATTCGCTGAGTATCAAGCCTTTTTCTGCGATTCTCTCGTAAAGCACGCGATTTTCCGGAGGATAAATGCGCTCCGGCCCTGCCCCGAGCACGGCAATCGTTCCTCCGCATCCCGAGAGCGCGCCCGCATGAGCCGCCGCATCAATGCCTCGGGCCATGCCGCTTACTACAGCATACCCTCGTTCCGACAGTTCCTGACCGAGCTGCTGCGCCACATGCTTGCCATACGCCGTCGGCACGCGTGTACCGACAATCGCGATTTGAGGCAGCTGAAGCATCTTCAAGTCTCCCTTGTAATAAAGTATCCAAGGCGGGGAATCCGCATGCTTCAGCAAGCTGGGATAGGTGTCGTCGAATCTGGTTATGATGCCGATATTCGCTTTTTCATACGCTTCCCGCCTCCTCTCAATGAACGAGGCTGTGAGGGTGTCACGCACTTTGCCCGCGATATCCTTTCTAACCCCAGCACGGGCAAGCAGCGCGTCTGACAACCATCCCCCTTTCCCTTCTTCGACATCCATCTCCAGATTATGCGTCGCCTCGACGATGCCCGCAATCGACTTCCATCCAACGCCTTCCATTTCATGCAGCCCGAACAGCAGCCATTTCTTGTCCATATCCTCTCATCCTCTCTCCCAACGGGAAATCAATAAAAAAAACCTTCCACGCCCTATTAAAAGGGTATGGAAGGTTGCTTACCTTCTGTAACAATCGTTCTGTTTTCAATTATTTCGTCTGGCACTTCTCCAGCAAGCCCTGCTCCTCCAGAACGCTTACCAAGGTCGCGCCCATGTCAGAAGGAGTTGGCGCTACGCGGATGCCGCAGCGCTCCATCGTTGCAATCTTCTCGGCCGCCGTGCCTTTGCCGCCGGAGATGATCGCGCCGGCATGGCCCATCCGCTTTCCTGGAGGCGCTGTCTGGCCGCCAATAAAGCCAACAACCGGCTTCTTCATATTCGCTTTGATCCACTCTGCAGCTTCTTCCTCCGCAGTGCCGCCGATTTCCCCGATCATGATGACGGCGTAAGTATCCGGATCTTCATTGAAGCGCTTCAGCACGTCGATGAATTCCATGCCTTTCACTGGATCTCCGCCAATACCCACAGCTGTGGATTGCCCGATGTTGCGAGTGGTCAGCTGATGCACCGCTTCATAAGTAAGCGTGCCGCTGCGGGATACGACGCCGACATGTCCCGGCGTATGAATGTATCCCGGCATGATGCCGATTTTGCATTCGCCCGGCGTGATAACGCCCGGACAGTTCGGTCCCACCAGCACAGTGCTCTTGCCTTCCATGTAGCGCTTCACCTTGACCATGTCAAGAACCGGAATGCCTTCTGTAATACAAATGACCAGGTCCAGATTGGCGTCTACCGCTTCCATGATGGAATCCGCTGCGAAAGCCGGCGGTACATAAATGACGGAAACGGTGGCGCCTGTTTCCTTCACTGCATCCTGAACGGTGTTGAATACCGGAAGCGAAACCTTGCTGCCATTCTCCAATTCAAATTCCACCTGGGTGCCGCCTTTGCCCGGCGTTACGCCGCCTACCATCTGGGTACCGTAATCCAGTGCGCCTTTCGTATGGAACATCCCGGTTGCGCCTGTAATCCCTTGTGTGATCACTTTGGTGTTTTTATCGATCAATATACTCATGGCTAATGCCTTACCTCCCATTCCGAAAGTAGTAGGATTATTTTACGAGGGAAACAATCTTCTGCGCGCCGTCGGACATCGAATCCGCAGACACGATATTCAGGCCGGATTCATTCAGAATCTTCTTGCCGAGCTCAACATTGGTGCCTTCAAGACGAACGACAAGCGGTTTGTCCAGCGATACCTGCTTCGCTGCTTCCACAACCCCGTTTGCAATGACGTCACAGCGCATAATGCCGCCGAAAATATTGACGAAGATGCCCTTCACCTTCGCATCGGACAAGATGATTTTGAACGCTTCGGTTACTTTCTCTGTCGTTGCGCCGCCGCCAACGTCCAGGAAGTTGGCCGGATCGCCGCCGAAATGCTTGATAATATCCATTGTCGCCATGGCAAGTCCGGCGCCGTTAACCATGCAGCCGATATTGCCGTCAAGCGCGATGTAGCTCAGGTCGAACTTGGATGCTTCGATTTCCTTCTCATCTTCCTCGTCAAGGTCTCTGAGCTCCACAATATCCTTGTGGCGATAGAGG
This genomic interval carries:
- the topA gene encoding type I DNA topoisomerase, coding for MADNLVIVESPAKAKTISKYLGKQFIVKASMGHVRDLPKSQIGVEVEKDFEPKYITIRGKGNVLKELKDAKKKVKRIYLAADPDREGEAIAWHLAHYLDIDETDVCRVVFNEITKQAVKDAFKNPRPINMDLVNAQQARRILDRLVGYKISPLLWKKVKKGLSAGRVQSVAVKIIIDRENEIKAFEPVEYWSITVRLSIDGNTFEAKFHGIGGEKKELSNEAEVKQVLAAIEGKPFVVSDVKEKERLRHPAPPFITSSLQQEAARKLNFRAARTMSVAQQLYEGIDLGKEGSVGLITYMRTDSTRISPVAQEEAREYIKDKFGDAYVPEEPRNYVKKGSNAQDAHEAVRPTSAMRDPESVKSYLSRDQFRLYKLIWERFIASQMASAVLDTMSVDLKVGDVLFKANGSKIKFHGFMKVYVEGNDDGTKDEEKFLPPLKPQDQPVLEQTEPKQHFTQPPPRYTEARLVRALEEQGIGRPSTYAPTLETIQKRGYVALEDKKFVPTELGELVIQLMEEYFPEILNVEFTANMEDELDHVEEGSEDWVKILKEFYATFKQRLDVAEEEMEEIEIEDEVSDEICEKCGRHFVYKMGRFGKFLACSGFPDCRNTKPIVKDTGVACPTCGKGKIVERRSKKGRLFYGCDQYPECEFVSWDKPVAEPCPECSGMMVEKRSKAGLSHQCVACSHKVAKEEQEEA
- the dprA gene encoding DNA-processing protein DprA, whose product is MDKKWLLFGLHEMEGVGWKSIAGIVEATHNLEMDVEEGKGGWLSDALLARAGVRKDIAGKVRDTLTASFIERRREAYEKANIGIITRFDDTYPSLLKHADSPPWILYYKGDLKMLQLPQIAIVGTRVPTAYGKHVAQQLGQELSERGYAVVSGMARGIDAAAHAGALSGCGGTIAVLGAGPERIYPPENRVLYERIAEKGLILSEYPLGSALHPIKFPRRNRIIAGLSFGTVVVEAAERSGALITADMAASANREVFIVPGPITSPKSRGVLKLWGEYSVTPVWSADGVEAGISHLLTPDWKAAMNERTGSKAAVPAGNLPGLQDAQPLSEDERRILDILANAPASIDELEAATKFPFGHLHSVLLSLLMKKKIEQKSGSYFHFITY
- the sucD gene encoding succinate--CoA ligase subunit alpha → MSILIDKNTKVITQGITGATGMFHTKGALDYGTQMVGGVTPGKGGTQVEFELENGSKVSLPVFNTVQDAVKETGATVSVIYVPPAFAADSIMEAVDANLDLVICITEGIPVLDMVKVKRYMEGKSTVLVGPNCPGVITPGECKIGIMPGYIHTPGHVGVVSRSGTLTYEAVHQLTTRNIGQSTAVGIGGDPVKGMEFIDVLKRFNEDPDTYAVIMIGEIGGTAEEEAAEWIKANMKKPVVGFIGGQTAPPGKRMGHAGAIISGGKGTAAEKIATMERCGIRVAPTPSDMGATLVSVLEEQGLLEKCQTK